A genomic segment from Ignavibacteriales bacterium encodes:
- a CDS encoding serine/threonine-protein phosphatase — MNQSNSTNKTEKKFHQTIRDDLRNINLKKEIQSEYKSLGNFYLNSENKAKLESMFFIPRWIHKTKWLIKSMFLHLTPLRRILVLVGIFSLLINRSGFSFGSNSIIVDFSFLGGLLILFVLAVELKDKLLAKSELEAGRKVQKELMPEQDIQIAGWKLWLFTSPANEVGGDLIDFLRLDENNYVITIADVAGKGLKAALLTSKLQATIRALATEINSLSDLGKKINKIFHRDSTPSLFASMLLFKIDTNSGKVEYINAGHFSPLIISNNEIKEFSKGGAALGIISDSNYKEQSIVLENNDLFIAYSDGVFEAQNEHDEFFGMQRFFKLIKNSSNDSPQQIGKYIISQLEQFVGDYPASDDISLIIMKRNS, encoded by the coding sequence ATGAATCAGTCAAACTCTACAAATAAAACTGAAAAAAAATTTCATCAGACAATCCGCGATGATTTAAGAAATATAAATCTTAAAAAAGAAATACAATCCGAATATAAAAGTCTGGGTAACTTTTATCTAAATTCAGAAAATAAAGCCAAACTTGAATCAATGTTTTTTATTCCAAGATGGATTCATAAAACTAAATGGCTCATAAAAAGTATGTTTCTTCATTTAACACCCTTGCGCCGTATTTTGGTTCTTGTTGGTATTTTCTCTTTACTTATCAACCGAAGTGGATTTTCATTCGGAAGCAATTCTATAATCGTTGATTTTAGTTTCTTGGGCGGATTACTAATCCTGTTTGTGCTGGCTGTTGAATTAAAGGATAAGCTTTTGGCGAAAAGTGAACTTGAAGCGGGGCGAAAAGTTCAAAAAGAATTAATGCCTGAGCAGGATATACAAATAGCTGGATGGAAACTCTGGTTATTTACTTCACCCGCAAATGAAGTCGGTGGAGATTTAATAGACTTCTTGCGCTTAGATGAAAACAATTATGTTATAACAATTGCAGATGTTGCCGGCAAAGGATTAAAAGCCGCACTTCTTACTTCAAAATTACAAGCAACTATTCGGGCACTGGCAACAGAAATTAATTCTTTATCTGACCTGGGAAAGAAAATCAATAAAATTTTCCATCGGGATAGTACTCCAAGTTTGTTTGCATCTATGCTACTTTTTAAAATTGATACAAACTCAGGAAAAGTGGAATACATTAATGCGGGTCATTTTTCTCCTTTGATTATTAGCAACAATGAAATAAAAGAATTTTCTAAAGGCGGTGCCGCCCTGGGAATTATATCAGATTCTAATTATAAAGAGCAGTCAATTGTGCTCGAAAACAATGATCTCTTTATTGCTTATTCAGATGGGGTGTTTGAAGCACAAAATGAACACGATGAATTTTTTGGCATGCAAAGATTCTTTAAGCTGATTAAAAACTCTTCAAATGATTCACCACAGCAAATTGGCAAATATATAATCTCCCAATTAGAACAATTCGTTGGGGATTATCCTGCTAGTGACGATATATCTTTGATCATAATGAAGAGAAATTCTTAA